In a single window of the Zea mays cultivar B73 chromosome 5, Zm-B73-REFERENCE-NAM-5.0, whole genome shotgun sequence genome:
- the LOC109939523 gene encoding verprolin-like, which translates to MGASSTFPVLDATQKLLHGRRPGELPPMALGSLFPGALWLPPSSPGRAHPSSGSPPFRQDQLQLCAPPPMAPLRLPWPPALPASSAPPHSWRPLLFPAQPGNAQARSALSSPLLLSLYQAPPCNLPQAVFLLSPTAPSSFPLCSRPASGQCAQTLPAKDSTIPSPAAARPLPPFPLVRQQGTPVLPAAMASKFSAQRCRSKTAASDPLRIACFARSA; encoded by the coding sequence ATGGGCGCGAGCTCCACCTTCCCTGTTTTGGACGCCACGCAGAAGCTCCTCCATGGCAGGCGCCCAGGCGAGCTTCCCCCCATGGCGCTCGGCTCCCTGTTCCCTGGTGCCCTGTGGTTGCCCCCTTCTTCACCTGGACGCGCGCACCCCTCCTCCGGCTCGCCTCCCTTCAGGCAGGACCAGCTGCAGCTCTGCGCTCCACCTCCCATGGCGCCCCTGCGACTTCCATGGCCGCCAGCCCTCCCTGCGAGCTCAGCTCCTCCCCATTCATGGCGCCCCCTGCTCTTCCCTGCCCAGCCAGGAAACGCCCAGGCCAGGAGTGCCTTGAGCTCGCCCCTGCTCCTCTCTCTCTACCAAGCGCCCCCCTGCAATCTTCCCCAAGCTGTCTTCCTCCTCTCCCCAACGGCGCCCTCCTCTTTTCCTCTCTGTTCCAGACCGGCATCAGGGCAGTGCGCGCAAACTCTCCCAGCCAAGGACAGCACCATCCCCTCCCCTGCTGCTGCTCGCCCCCTACCTCCTTTTCCCCTAGTGCGACAGCAAGGAACCCCTGTTCTGCCGGCAGCcatggcatccaagttctctGCGCAGCGATGTCGGTCCAAAACAGCAGCCTCAGATCCCCTCCGCATCGCGTGCTTCGCTCGATCTGCGTAG